One region of Camelina sativa cultivar DH55 chromosome 6, Cs, whole genome shotgun sequence genomic DNA includes:
- the LOC104698830 gene encoding protein transport protein Sec24-like CEF isoform X2, with translation MAAPVPPGAQRPNNPQNSGPPPNFVPGSQGNPNSLAANMQNLNLNRPPPPMPGSGPRPSPPFGQSPPPFPQSAPSYGVQQQQPRPSPMARPGPPPPAAMARPGGPLQVSQPSGFPSNFQGGRPAAPPSNQPPFGSRPSTGPLIGGGSSFPQPGGFPASGPPGSVAAPPPTGARPFGFGSPPPMAPGMSMPPPSGVPGGPLNNGPPPSGMPGGPLSNGPPPSGMPGGPLSNGPPPPMMGPGAFPRGSQFPSGPMMAPPPLYGQPPIAGPFSGNSPLSSPPAHSLPPPTTFPGAPYGRPPMPGGGFPYGAPPQQIPSAPGTPGSMYGMGPMPNQSMTSIPSAPGIPGSMYGMGPMPNQSMTSVSSPSKIDINQIPRPGSSSSPIVYETRVQNQANPPPPTTVHYITRDTGNCSPRYMRCTINQIPCTVDLLSTSGMQLALIVQPMALSHPSEEPIQVVDFGESGPVRCSRCKGYMNPFMKFIDQGRKFICNLCGYTDETPRDYQCNLGPDGRRRDADDRPELCRGTVDFVATKEYMVRDPMPAVYFFLIDVSMNAIQTGATAAACGAIQQVLSDLPEGPRTFVGIATFDSTIHFYNLKRALQQPLMLIVPDVQDVYTPLETDVIVQLSECRQHLEILLESIPTMFQESKSPESAFGAAVKAAFLAMKSTGGKLMVFQSVLPSVGIGALSSREADGRANASAGEKEAHKLLQPAEKTLKTMAIEFAEYQVCVDLFITTQGYVDMASISDIPRTTGGQVYCYYPFSALSDPPKLYNDLRWNITRPQGFEAVMRVRSSQGIQVQDYSGNFCKRIPTDIDLPAIDCDKAVMVTLKHDDKLQDGAECGFQCALLYTTISGERRIRVLNLSLPCTNMLSNLFRSADLDSQFACMLKQAANDIPSKALPLVKEQATNSCITILHSYRKFCATVTSTGQLILPEALKLLPLYTLALTKGVGLRADGRIDDRSFWINHVSSLSTPLAIPLVYPRMIAVHDLDAKDNEENVVPSPIPLQSEHLSDEGVFFLENGEDGLVYIGESVNSDILQKIFDVWSAAEIPSQYVLQQYDNPLSKKFNEVVNEIRGQRSSYLRYLKSLTILFILLE, from the exons ATGGCTGCTCCAGTGCCTCCAGGAGCACAAAGACCTAACAATCCTCAAAACTCTGGTCCTCCTCCTAATTTCGTCCCTGGTTCACAAGGAAACCCCAATTCTTTAGCTGCTAATATGCAGAATTTGAACTTGAACCGGCCACCTCCTCCTATGCCTGGTTCAGGTCCTAGACCATCACCACCTTTTGGTCAGTCACCACCACCGTTTCCTCAATCAGCACCTTCTTATGgggttcaacaacaacaaccaaggCCTTCTCCAATGGCTAGGCCTGGACCTCCTCCTCCTGCTGCGATGGCTAGACCAGGTGGTCCTCTTCAGGTATCGCAGCCTAGTGGGTTTCCATCAAATTTTCAAGGAGGAAGACCCGCTGCTCCGCCTTCTAATCAGCCACCTTTTGGCTCTAGACCATCGACCGGCCCATTGATTGGTGGTGGTTCGTCGTTTCCTCAGCCTGGTGGTTTCCCAGCTTCAGGTCCACCAGGAAGTGTAGCTGCACCTCCTCCGACAGGAGCTCGcccttttggttttggttcacCTCCACCTATGGCACCTGGCATGTCCATGCCTCCTCCCTCTGGCGTGCCTGGCGGTCCGTTGAATAATGGGCCTCCTCCCTCTGGCATGCCTGGTGGTCCGTTGAGTAATGGCCCTCCTCCCTCTGGCATGCCTGGCGGTCCGTTGAGTAATGGGCCTCCTCCTCCGATGATGGGGCCGGGGGCATTTCCTAGAGGATCACAGTTCCCAAGTGGTCCTATGATGGCTCCACCGCCACTCTATGGACAGCCTCCTATTGCAGGTCCTTTTTCAGGAAATTCACCATTATCTTCGCCTCCTGCTCATTCACTGCCTCCGCCAACAACTTTTCCTGGTGCCCCTTATGGCAGACCACCCATGCCAGGAGGAGGCTTTCCTTATGGAGCTCCACCACAGCAG aTACCTTCTGCTCCTGGTACTCCTGGTTCAATGTATGGCATGGGTCCAATGCCAAATCAATCAATGACCTCT ATACCTTCTGCTCCTGGTATTCCTGGTTCAATGTATGGCATGGGTCCAATGCCAAATCAATCAATGACCTCTGTTTCTAGCCCCTCAAAGATTGATATCAATCAGATACCAAGGCCAGGTTCAAGCTCCAGTCCAATCGTGTACGAAACTCGCGTGCAGAATCAGGCTAATCCTCCACCA cCCACTACTGTTCATTATATTACTAGAGACACTGGAAATTGCAGCCCGCGTTACATGCGATGCACAATCAATCAG ATCCCATGTACTGTTGATCTTCTATCTACATCTGGTATGCAACTGGCATTAATAGTCCAACCAATGGCGCTTTCTCATCCATCTGAAGAGCCTATTCAA GTTGTGGACTTTGGTGAGAGTGGCCCTGTTAGATGTTCACGTTGTAAGGGATACATGAATCCTTTCATGAAATTCATTGACCAAGGAAGGAAGTTCATATGTAACTTGTGTG GATACACTGATGAGACTCCTCGTGACTACCAGTGTAATCTGGGTCCTGATGGTAGACGTAGGGATGCTGATGATAGGCCTGAGCTGTGTAGGGGAACTGTTGACTTTGTTGCTACAAAAGAATATATG GTACGAGATCCAATGCCAGCAGTATATTTCTTCCTCATTGATGTCTCAATGAATGCGATTCAAACAGGTGCAACTGCAGCTGCTTGCGGTGCAATCCAGCAAGTCCTCTCAGACCTTCCT GAAGGCCCTAGGACATTTGTTGGAATTGCCACATTTGACTCAACAATTCACTTTTATAATTTGAAGCGTGCACTGCAGCAG CCGCTGATGCTCATTGTTCCTGATGTTCAAGATGTGTATACACCTTTAGAAACAGATGTCATTGTTCAGCTATCTGAG TGCCGTCAACACCTAGAGATTTTGCTGGAAAGTATCCCAACCATGTTTCAGGAAAGTAAGAGTCCTGAATCTGCCTTTGGTGCAGCAGTTAAG GCCGCATTCTTAGCTATGAAGAGCACTGGAGGAAAGCTCATGGTGTTTCAATCAG TTCTGCCTTCTGTTGGCATTGGAGCACTTTCTTCTAGAGAGGCCGATGGTAGAGCTAATGCCTCTGCGGGTGAAAAG GAGGCCCATAAATTACTACAACCAGcagaaaaaactttaaagacCATGGCTATTGAATTTGCTGAATACCAG GTCTGTGTAGATTTGTTTATCACAACTCAAGGCTATGTTGACATGGCTTCAATTTCTGACATCCCAAGAACAACTGGAGGACAG GTTTATTGCTATTACCCTTTCTCAGCTCTTTCAGATCCCCCCAAGTTATACAACGATCTTAGATGGAATATTACGAGGCCACAAGGTTTTGAGGCTGTCATGAGAGTCAGATCCAGTCAG GGTATTCAAGTGCAAGATTACTCAGGGAACTTCTGTAAACGCATACCAACTGACATTGATCTACCTGCG ATTGACTGTGACAAAGCTGTAATGGTGACATTAAAGCATGATGACAAACTACAAGATGGAGCTGAATGCGGTTTTCAG TGTGCCCTTCTGTATACCACCATATCTGGAGAAAGAAGAATTAGGGTTCTTAACTTATCACTCCCTTGTACAAACATGCTCAGTAACTTGTTCCGCTCAGCTGACTTAGATTCCCAATTTGCTTGTATGCTGAAACAAG CGGCTAATGATATTCCTTCCAAGGCACTTCCGTTGGTAAAAGAGCAAGCAACTAATAGTTGCATCACCATACTACATTCCTATCGTAAATTCTGCGCTACAGTTACATCAACCGGACAACTTATTCTTCCTGAAGCACTCAAGCTTTTGCCACTATATACTCTCG CTTTAACAAAAGGTGTGGGGTTAAGAGCGGACGGTAGAATTGATGACCGATCATTTTGGATAAACCATGTGTCTTCATTGTCTACTCCTTTGGCTATCCCCCTAGTCTATCCAAGGATGATTGCTGTTCATGACCTAGATGCAAAG GATAATGAAGAAAACGTGGTTCCTTCTCCCATCCCATTACAAAGTGAACACCTTAGCGATGAGGGAGTATTTTTCCTTGAGAACGGTGAAGATGGTTTGGTATATATTGGGGAATCAGTAAATTCAGATATCCTACAGAAGATCTTTGATGTTTGGTCAGCTGCTGAAATTCCAAGTCAG TATGTGCTGCAACAGTATGATAATCCGCTATCAAAGAAGTTCAATGAGGTGGTGAATGAAATAAGGGGACAAAGAAGTTCTTACCTACGGTACCTTAAAAGTCTCACTATCTTGTTTATTCTCCTGGAGTGA
- the LOC104698830 gene encoding protein transport protein Sec24-like CEF isoform X1, with amino-acid sequence MAAPVPPGAQRPNNPQNSGPPPNFVPGSQGNPNSLAANMQNLNLNRPPPPMPGSGPRPSPPFGQSPPPFPQSAPSYGVQQQQPRPSPMARPGPPPPAAMARPGGPLQVSQPSGFPSNFQGGRPAAPPSNQPPFGSRPSTGPLIGGGSSFPQPGGFPASGPPGSVAAPPPTGARPFGFGSPPPMAPGMSMPPPSGVPGGPLNNGPPPSGMPGGPLSNGPPPSGMPGGPLSNGPPPPMMGPGAFPRGSQFPSGPMMAPPPLYGQPPIAGPFSGNSPLSSPPAHSLPPPTTFPGAPYGRPPMPGGGFPYGAPPQQIPSAPGTPGSMYGMGPMPNQSMTSVSSPSKIDINQIPRPGSSSSPIVYETRVQNQANPPPPTTVDYITRDTGNCSPRYMRCTINQIPCTVDLLSTSGMQLALIVQPMALSHPSEEPIQVVDFGESGPVRCSRCKGYMNPFMKFIDQGRKFICNLCGYTDETPRDYQCNLGPDGRRRDADDRPELCRGTVDFVATKEYMVRDPMPAVYFFLIDVSMNAIQTGATAAACGAIQQVLSDLPEGPRTFVGIATFDSTIHFYNLKRALQQPLMLIVPDVQDVYTPLETDVIVQLSECRQHLEILLESIPTMFQESKSPESAFGAAVKAAFLAMKSTGGKLMVFQSVLPSVGIGALSSREADGRANASAGEKEAHKLLQPAEKTLKTMAIEFAEYQVCVDLFITTQGYVDMASISDIPRTTGGQVYCYYPFSALSDPPKLYNDLRWNITRPQGFEAVMRVRSSQGIQVQDYSGNFCKRIPTDIDLPAIDCDKAVMVTLKHDDKLQDGAECGFQCALLYTTISGERRIRVLNLSLPCTNMLSNLFRSADLDSQFACMLKQAANDIPSKALPLVKEQATNSCITILHSYRKFCATVTSTGQLILPEALKLLPLYTLALTKGVGLRADGRIDDRSFWINHVSSLSTPLAIPLVYPRMIAVHDLDAKDNEENVVPSPIPLQSEHLSDEGVFFLENGEDGLVYIGESVNSDILQKIFDVWSAAEIPSQYVLQQYDNPLSKKFNEVVNEIRGQRSSYLRYLKSLTILFILLE; translated from the exons ATGGCTGCTCCAGTGCCTCCAGGAGCACAAAGACCTAACAATCCTCAAAACTCTGGTCCTCCTCCTAATTTCGTCCCTGGTTCACAAGGAAACCCCAATTCTTTAGCTGCTAATATGCAGAATTTGAACTTGAACCGGCCACCTCCTCCTATGCCTGGTTCAGGTCCTAGACCATCACCACCTTTTGGTCAGTCACCACCACCGTTTCCTCAATCAGCACCTTCTTATGgggttcaacaacaacaaccaaggCCTTCTCCAATGGCTAGGCCTGGACCTCCTCCTCCTGCTGCGATGGCTAGACCAGGTGGTCCTCTTCAGGTATCGCAGCCTAGTGGGTTTCCATCAAATTTTCAAGGAGGAAGACCCGCTGCTCCGCCTTCTAATCAGCCACCTTTTGGCTCTAGACCATCGACCGGCCCATTGATTGGTGGTGGTTCGTCGTTTCCTCAGCCTGGTGGTTTCCCAGCTTCAGGTCCACCAGGAAGTGTAGCTGCACCTCCTCCGACAGGAGCTCGcccttttggttttggttcacCTCCACCTATGGCACCTGGCATGTCCATGCCTCCTCCCTCTGGCGTGCCTGGCGGTCCGTTGAATAATGGGCCTCCTCCCTCTGGCATGCCTGGTGGTCCGTTGAGTAATGGCCCTCCTCCCTCTGGCATGCCTGGCGGTCCGTTGAGTAATGGGCCTCCTCCTCCGATGATGGGGCCGGGGGCATTTCCTAGAGGATCACAGTTCCCAAGTGGTCCTATGATGGCTCCACCGCCACTCTATGGACAGCCTCCTATTGCAGGTCCTTTTTCAGGAAATTCACCATTATCTTCGCCTCCTGCTCATTCACTGCCTCCGCCAACAACTTTTCCTGGTGCCCCTTATGGCAGACCACCCATGCCAGGAGGAGGCTTTCCTTATGGAGCTCCACCACAGCAG aTACCTTCTGCTCCTGGTACTCCTGGTTCAATGTATGGCATGGGTCCAATGCCAAATCAATCAATGACCTCTGTTTCTAGCCCCTCAAAGATTGATATCAATCAGATACCAAGGCCAGGTTCAAGCTCCAGTCCAATCGTGTACGAAACTCGCGTGCAGAATCAGGCTAATCCTCCACCA cCCACTACTGTTGATTATATTACTAGAGACACTGGAAATTGCAGCCCGCGTTACATGCGATGCACAATCAATCAG ATCCCATGTACTGTTGATCTTCTATCTACATCTGGTATGCAACTGGCATTAATAGTCCAACCAATGGCGCTTTCTCATCCATCTGAAGAGCCTATTCAA GTTGTGGACTTTGGTGAGAGTGGCCCTGTTAGATGTTCACGTTGTAAGGGATACATGAATCCTTTCATGAAATTCATTGACCAAGGAAGGAAGTTCATATGTAACTTGTGTG GATACACTGATGAGACTCCTCGTGACTACCAGTGTAATCTGGGTCCTGATGGTAGACGTAGGGATGCTGATGATAG GCCTGAGCTGTGTAGGGGAACTGTTGACTTTGTTGCTACAAAAGAATATATG GTACGAGATCCAATGCCAGCAGTATATTTCTTCCTCATTGATGTCTCAATGAATGCGATTCAAACAGGTGCAACTGCAGCTGCTTGCGGTGCAATCCAGCAAGTCCTCTCAGACCTTCCT GAAGGCCCTAGGACATTTGTTGGAATTGCCACATTTGACTCAACAATTCACTTTTATAATTTGAAGCGTGCACTGCAGCAG CCGCTGATGCTCATTGTTCCTGATGTTCAAGATGTGTATACACCTTTAGAAACAGATGTCATTGTTCAGCTATCTGAG TGCCGTCAACACCTAGAGATTTTGCTGGAAAGTATCCCAACCATGTTTCAGGAAAGTAAGAGTCCTGAATCTGCCTTTGGTGCAGCAGTTAAG GCCGCATTCTTAGCTATGAAGAGCACTGGAGGAAAGCTCATGGTGTTTCAATCAG TTCTGCCTTCTGTTGGCATTGGAGCACTTTCTTCTAGAGAGGCCGATGGTAGAGCTAATGCCTCTGCGGGTGAAAAG GAGGCCCATAAATTACTACAACCAGcagaaaaaactttaaagacCATGGCTATTGAATTTGCTGAATACCAG GTCTGTGTAGATTTGTTTATCACAACTCAAGGCTATGTTGACATGGCTTCAATTTCTGACATCCCAAGAACAACTGGAGGACAG GTTTATTGCTATTACCCTTTCTCAGCTCTTTCAGATCCCCCCAAGTTATACAACGATCTTAGATGGAATATTACGAGGCCACAAGGTTTTGAGGCTGTCATGAGAGTCAGATCCAGTCAG GGTATTCAAGTGCAAGATTACTCAGGGAACTTCTGTAAACGCATACCAACTGACATTGATCTACCTGCG ATTGACTGTGACAAAGCTGTAATGGTGACATTAAAGCATGATGACAAACTACAAGATGGAGCTGAATGCGGTTTTCAG TGTGCCCTTCTGTATACCACCATATCTGGAGAAAGAAGAATTAGGGTTCTTAACTTATCACTCCCTTGTACAAACATGCTCAGTAACTTGTTCCGCTCAGCTGACTTAGATTCCCAATTTGCTTGTATGCTGAAACAAG CGGCTAATGATATTCCTTCCAAGGCACTTCCGTTGGTAAAAGAGCAAGCAACTAATAGTTGCATCACCATACTACATTCCTATCGTAAATTCTGCGCTACAGTTACATCAACCGGACAACTTATTCTTCCTGAAGCACTCAAGCTTTTGCCACTATATACTCTCG CTTTAACAAAAGGTGTGGGGTTAAGAGCGGACGGTAGAATTGATGACCGATCATTTTGGATAAACCATGTGTCTTCATTGTCTACTCCTTTGGCTATCCCCCTAGTCTATCCAAGGATGATTGCTGTTCATGACCTAGATGCAAAG GATAATGAAGAAAACGTGGTTCCTTCTCCCATCCCATTACAAAGTGAACACCTTAGCGATGAGGGAGTATTTTTCCTTGAGAACGGTGAAGATGGTTTGGTATATATTGGGGAATCAGTAAATTCAGATATCCTACAGAAGATCTTTGATGTTTGGTCAGCTGCTGAAATTCCAAGTCAG TATGTGCTGCAACAGTATGATAATCCGCTATCAAAGAAGTTCAATGAGGTGGTGAATGAAATAAGGGGACAAAGAAGTTCTTACCTACGGTACCTTAAAAGTCTCACTATCTTGTTTATTCTCCTGGAGTGA
- the LOC104790692 gene encoding nicalin-1: MADEKKSKQRHRVMVLASMYPVVALMLILVACVELCDAATVVDVYRLIQYDISGVPFGSRFSSLNHHAASLSFQRGADLSRSVLILPLRELDIGFVQDYISQKQSLGGLLILLPQTFRPGNVGGGSQSSENDGFRNLLAQLEKLLVHGNIPFPVYFAFENEETDAMLADVKKNDALGQQATATTGGYKLVISVSEPRKIASPTITNIQGWLPGSRADGDSNQLPTIAVVASYDTFGAAPALSVGSDSNGSGVVSLLEVARLFSILYSNPKTRGRYNLLFALTSGGPYNYEGTQKWLKSLDQRMRESIDYAICLNSVGSWDNELLIHVSKPPDNAYIKQIFEGFSNVAEDLGFQVALKHKKINISNSRVAWEHEQFSRLRVTAATLSELSTPPELLENTGSLSDTRQLVNEDAIIKGVKLVAESLAKHIYGHQGKDIKIFADDSSLAVNPFYVRSWLDLLSQTPRVAPFLSKNDPLIMALKKELEEYTAEVSVQHESLDGSFTFYDSTKASLNIYQVASVTFDLLLLLVLGSYLIVLFSFLVITTRGLDDLISLFRRPPSRKVKMA; the protein is encoded by the exons ATGGCGGATGAGAAGAAATCGAAGCAGAGACATCGAGTCATGGTTCTCGCATCCATGTATCCCGTCGTCGCGCTTATGCTTATACTCGTAGCTTGTGTCGAGCTTTGCGATGCCGCTACTGTTGTCGATGTTTATCGTCTGATTCAGTACGATATCTCCGGTGTACCGTTCGGTTCCCGTTTCTCATCTCTTAATCATCATGCTGCTTCTCTTAGCTTCCAACGCGGCGCCGATCTATCTCGTTCTGTACTTATACTTCCTCTTCGTGAGCttgatattggttttgttcAAG ATTACATCTCGCAGAAGCAGTCGCTTGGTGGATTGTTGATTTTGCTTCCTCAGACGTTTAGGCCAGGGAACGTTGGTGGTGGAAGTCAAAGCTCTGAGAATGATGGGTTTAGGAACTTGTTAGCTCAACTTGAGAAGTTACTCGTACATGGAAACATACCT TTTCCTGTGTACTTCGCATTTGAGAATGAAGAGACTGATGCTATGTTGGCTGATGTAAAGAAGAATGATGCACTTGGTCAGCAAGCTACTGCGACTACAGGCGG ATATAAGCTTGTGATCTCTGTATCAGAGCCTAGGAAAATTGCATCTCCTACCATCACAAACATTCAG GGATGGCTTCCAGGATCAAGAGCAGATGGAGATTCCAACCAGCTTCCAACAATTGCTGTAGTTGCATCCTATGATACCTTCGGAGCAGCTCCG GCATTATCTGTTGGAAGTGACAGCAATGGGAGTGGGGTCGTGTCGCTTCTTGAAGTGGCTAGACTATTTTCCATTCTGTACTCAAATCCCAAGACAAGAGGAAGATACAATTTACTTTTTGCACTAACATCTGGAGGACCCTACAACTACGAAGGAACTCAAAAG TGGCTGAAGAGCCTTGATCAGAGGATGCGTGAGAGCATTGATTATGCCATTTGCTTGAACAGTGTTGGTTCTTGGGACAACGAACTATTGATCCATGTGTCAAAGCCTCCAGATAACgcctatataaaacaaatttttgag GGCTTCTCTAATGTGGCAGAAGACTTGGGTTTTCAAGTTGCTCTGAAGCACAAGAAGATTAATATCTCTAATTCACGA GTTGCTTGGGAGCATGAACAGTTTTCAAGACTCAGAGTAACTGCGGCCACTTTATCTGAACTTTCAACTCCACCTGAGTTACTGGAAAATACTGGAAGTCTGTCTGACACAAG GCAATTGGTGAATGAAGATGCTATCATTAAGGGTGTCAAGTTGGTGGCTGAAAGCCTTGCG AAGCATATCTATGGTCACCAAGGAAAAGACATTAAGATTTTTGCTGATGACAGTAGTTTGGCTGTAAATCCCTTCTATGTGAGATCATGGTTGGATCTTTTGTCACAAACCCCTCGGGTGGCACCGTTTCTCTCAAAGAACGATCCATTAATCATGGCTCTGAAGAAG GAACTTGAGGAATATACCGCTGAAGTGAGTGTTCAACATGAATCTTTAGACGGAAGTTTCACCTTTTACGACTCAACAAAGGCTAGCCTTAACATATACCAG GTGGCGAGTGTAACATTCGACTTGCTCTTGCTTCTGGTGTTAGGATCATACTTGATAGTGCTTTTCAGTTTCCTTGTCATCACAACTCGG GGTTTGGATGACTTGATAAGCTTATTTCGCCGGCCACCTTCCCGGAAAGTGAAAATggcataa